A single window of Providencia stuartii DNA harbors:
- a CDS encoding IS110-like element IS4321 family transposase, with the protein MENIALIGIDLGKNSFHIHCQDRRGKAVYRKKFTRPKLIEFLATCPATTIAMEACGGSHFMARKLEELGHSPKLISPQFVRPFVKSNKNDFVDAEAICEAASRPSMRFVQPRTESQQAMRALHRVRESLVQDKVKTTNQMHAFLLEFGISVPRGAAVISRLSTILEDNSLPLYLSQLLLKLQQHYHYLVEQIKDLESQLKRKLDEDEVGQRLLSIPCVGTLTASTISTEIGDGKQYASSRDFAAATGLVPRQYSTGGRTTLLGISKRGNKKIRTLLVQCARVFIQKLEHQSGKLADWVRDLLCRKSNFVVTCALANKLARIAWALTARQQTYVA; encoded by the coding sequence ATGGAAAACATTGCGCTCATTGGTATCGATCTGGGTAAAAACTCTTTCCATATTCATTGCCAGGATCGTCGCGGGAAGGCTGTTTACCGTAAAAAATTTACCCGGCCAAAGTTGATCGAATTTTTGGCGACATGCCCCGCTACAACCATCGCAATGGAAGCCTGTGGCGGTTCTCACTTTATGGCACGCAAGTTGGAAGAGTTGGGGCATTCCCCAAAGCTGATATCACCACAATTTGTCCGCCCGTTCGTTAAAAGCAATAAAAACGACTTTGTCGACGCCGAAGCTATTTGTGAAGCTGCATCGCGTCCGTCTATGCGTTTTGTGCAGCCCAGAACGGAATCTCAGCAGGCAATGCGGGCTCTGCATCGTGTCCGTGAATCCCTGGTTCAGGATAAGGTGAAAACAACCAATCAAATGCATGCTTTTCTGCTGGAATTTGGCATTAGCGTTCCCCGAGGAGCTGCCGTTATTAGCCGACTGAGTACCATTCTTGAGGATAATAGTTTGCCTCTTTACCTCAGCCAGTTATTGCTGAAATTACAACAGCATTATCACTATCTTGTTGAGCAGATTAAAGATCTGGAATCCCAGTTGAAACGAAAGTTGGACGAAGATGAGGTTGGACAGCGCTTGCTGAGCATTCCCTGCGTCGGAACACTGACAGCGAGTACTATTTCAACTGAGATTGGCGACGGGAAGCAGTACGCCAGCAGCCGTGACTTTGCGGCGGCAACAGGGCTTGTACCTCGGCAGTACAGCACGGGAGGTAGGACGACATTGCTGGGAATTAGTAAGCGAGGTAATAAAAAGATCCGAACTTTGTTGGTTCAGTGTGCCAGGGTATTCATACAAAAACTGGAACACCAGTCTGGCAAATTGGCCGATTGGGTCAGGGATTTACTGTGCCGGAAAAGCAACTTTGTCGTCACTTGTGCTCTGGCAAACAAGCTGGCCAGAATAGCCTGGGCCCTAACGGCACGACAGCAAACTTATGTAGCATAA
- a CDS encoding oxacillin-hydrolyzing class D beta-lactamase OXA-10 yields MKTFAAYVIIACLSSTALAGSITENTSWNKEFSAEAVNGVFVLCKSSSKSCATNDLARASKEYLPASTFKIPNAIIGLETGVIKNEHQVFKWDGKPRAMKQWERDLTLRGAIQVSAVPVFQQIAREVGEVRMQKYLKKFSYGNQNISGGIDKFWLEGQLRISAVNQVEFLESLYLNKLSASKENQLIVKEALVTEAAPEYLVHSKTGFSGVGTESNPGVAWWVGWVEKETEVYFFAFNMDIDNESKLPLRKSIPTKIMESEGIIGG; encoded by the coding sequence ATGAAAACATTTGCCGCATATGTAATTATCGCGTGTCTTTCGAGTACGGCATTAGCTGGTTCAATTACAGAAAATACGTCTTGGAACAAAGAGTTCTCTGCCGAAGCCGTCAATGGTGTCTTCGTGCTTTGTAAAAGTAGCAGTAAATCCTGCGCTACCAATGACTTAGCTCGTGCATCAAAGGAATATCTTCCAGCATCAACATTTAAGATCCCCAACGCAATTATCGGCCTAGAAACTGGTGTCATAAAGAATGAGCATCAGGTTTTCAAATGGGACGGAAAGCCAAGAGCCATGAAGCAATGGGAAAGAGACTTGACCTTAAGAGGGGCAATACAAGTTTCAGCTGTTCCCGTATTTCAACAAATCGCCAGAGAAGTTGGCGAAGTAAGAATGCAGAAATACCTTAAAAAATTTTCCTATGGCAACCAGAATATCAGTGGTGGCATTGACAAATTCTGGTTGGAAGGCCAGCTTAGAATTTCCGCAGTTAATCAAGTGGAGTTTCTAGAGTCTCTATATTTAAATAAATTGTCAGCATCTAAAGAAAACCAGCTAATAGTAAAAGAGGCTTTGGTAACGGAGGCGGCACCTGAATATCTAGTGCATTCAAAAACTGGTTTTTCTGGTGTGGGAACTGAGTCAAATCCTGGTGTCGCATGGTGGGTTGGGTGGGTTGAGAAGGAGACAGAGGTTTACTTTTTCGCCTTTAACATGGATATAGACAACGAAAGTAAGTTGCCGCTAAGAAAATCCATTCCCACCAAAATCATGGAAAGTGAGGGCATCATTGGTGGCTAA
- a CDS encoding IS6-like element IS26 family transposase, with translation MNPFKGRHFQRDIILWAVRWYCKYGISYRELQEMLAERGVNVDHSTIYRWVQRYAPEMEKRLRWYWRNPSDLCPWHMDETYVKVNGRWAYLYRAVDSRGRTVDFYLSSRRNSKAAYRFLGKILNNVKKWQIPRFINTDKAPAYGRALALLKREGRCPSDVEHRQIKYRNNVIECDHGKLKRIIGATLGFKSMKTAYATIKGIEVMRALRKGQASAFYYGDPLGEMRLVSRVFEM, from the coding sequence ATGAACCCATTCAAAGGCCGGCATTTTCAGCGTGACATCATTCTGTGGGCCGTACGCTGGTACTGCAAATACGGCATCAGTTACCGTGAGCTGCAGGAGATGCTGGCTGAACGCGGAGTGAATGTCGATCACTCCACGATTTACCGCTGGGTTCAGCGTTATGCGCCTGAAATGGAAAAACGGCTGCGCTGGTACTGGCGTAACCCTTCCGATCTTTGCCCGTGGCACATGGATGAAACCTACGTGAAGGTCAATGGCCGCTGGGCGTATCTGTACCGGGCCGTCGACAGCCGGGGCCGCACTGTCGATTTTTATCTCTCCTCCCGTCGTAACAGCAAAGCTGCATACCGGTTTCTGGGTAAAATCCTCAACAACGTGAAGAAGTGGCAGATCCCGCGATTCATCAACACGGATAAAGCGCCCGCCTATGGTCGCGCGCTTGCTCTGCTCAAACGCGAAGGCCGGTGCCCGTCTGACGTTGAACACCGACAGATTAAGTACCGGAACAACGTGATTGAATGCGATCATGGCAAACTGAAACGGATAATCGGCGCCACGCTGGGATTTAAATCCATGAAGACGGCTTACGCCACCATCAAAGGTATTGAGGTGATGCGTGCACTACGCAAAGGCCAGGCCTCAGCATTTTATTATGGTGATCCCCTGGGCGAAATGCGCCTGGTAAGCAGAGTTTTTGAAATGTAA
- a CDS encoding IS6-like element IS26 family transposase, which produces MNPFKGRHFQRDIILWAVRWYCKYGISYRELQEMLAERGVNVDHSTIYRWVQRYAPEMEKRLRWYWRNPSDLCPWHMDETYVKVNGRWAYLYRAVDSRGRTVDFYLSSRRNSKAAYRFLGKILNNVKKWQIPRFINTDKAPAYGRALALLKREGRCPSDVEHRQIKYRNNVIECDHGKLKRIINATLGFKSMKTAYATIKGIEVMRALRKGQASAFYYGDPLGEMRLVSRVFEM; this is translated from the coding sequence ATGAACCCATTCAAAGGCCGGCATTTTCAGCGTGACATCATTCTGTGGGCCGTACGCTGGTACTGCAAATACGGCATCAGTTACCGTGAGCTGCAGGAGATGCTGGCTGAACGCGGAGTGAATGTCGATCACTCCACGATTTACCGCTGGGTTCAGCGTTATGCGCCTGAAATGGAAAAACGGCTGCGCTGGTACTGGCGTAACCCTTCCGATCTTTGCCCGTGGCACATGGATGAAACCTACGTGAAGGTCAATGGCCGCTGGGCGTATCTGTACCGGGCCGTCGACAGCCGGGGCCGCACTGTCGATTTTTATCTCTCCTCCCGTCGTAACAGCAAAGCTGCATACCGGTTTCTGGGTAAAATCCTCAACAACGTGAAGAAGTGGCAGATCCCGCGATTCATCAACACGGATAAAGCGCCCGCCTATGGTCGCGCGCTTGCTCTGCTCAAACGCGAAGGCCGGTGCCCGTCTGACGTTGAACACCGACAGATTAAGTACCGGAACAACGTGATTGAATGCGATCATGGCAAACTGAAACGGATAATCAACGCCACGCTGGGATTTAAATCCATGAAGACGGCTTACGCCACCATCAAAGGTATTGAGGTGATGCGTGCACTACGCAAAGGCCAGGCCTCAGCATTTTATTATGGTGATCCCCTGGGCGAAATGCGCCTGGTAAGCAGAGTTTTTGAAATGTAA
- the ble gene encoding bleomycin binding protein Ble-MBL encodes MADHVTPNLPSRDFDVTEAFYAKLGFATSWKDRGWMILQRGGLQLEFFPYPDLDPATSSFGCCLRLDDLDAMVALVNAAGAEEKSTGWPRFKAPQLEASGLRIGYLIDPDCTLVRLIQNPD; translated from the coding sequence ATGGCTGACCACGTCACCCCCAATCTGCCATCGCGCGATTTCGATGTGACAGAGGCGTTTTATGCGAAGCTGGGCTTTGCGACGAGTTGGAAGGATCGCGGCTGGATGATCCTGCAGCGCGGCGGTTTGCAGCTCGAATTCTTCCCCTATCCTGACCTCGACCCAGCTACGAGCTCGTTCGGCTGTTGCCTGCGGTTGGATGATCTCGATGCCATGGTGGCATTGGTGAACGCGGCGGGAGCCGAGGAAAAAAGCACCGGCTGGCCGCGCTTCAAAGCTCCGCAACTGGAGGCGAGCGGCCTGAGGATCGGCTACCTGATCGATCCCGACTGCACGCTGGTGCGGCTGATCCAGAACCCCGACTGA
- a CDS encoding chloramphenicol efflux MFS transporter CmlA5, translating into MRSKNFSWRYSLAATVLLLSPFDLLASLGMDMYLPAVPFMPNALGTTASTIQLTLTTYLVMIGAGQLLFGPLSDRLGRRPVLLGGGLAYVVASMGLALTSSAEVFLGLRILQACGASACLVSTFATVRDIYAGREESNVIYGILGSMLAMVPAVGPLLGALVDMWLGWRAIFAFLGLGMIAASAAAWRFWPETRVQRVAGLQWSQLLLPVKCLNFWLYTLCYAAGMGSFFVFFSIAPGLMMGRQGVSQLGFSLLFATVAIAMVFTARFMGRVIPKWGSPSVLRMGMGCLIAGAVLLAITEIWASQSVLGFIAPMWLVGIGVATAVSVSPNGALRGFDHVAGTVTAVYFCLGGVLLGSIGTLIISLLPRNTAWPVVVYCLTLATVVLGLSCVSRVKGSRGQGEHDVVALQSAESTSNPNR; encoded by the coding sequence GTGCGCTCAAAAAACTTTAGTTGGCGGTACTCCCTTGCCGCCACGGTGTTGTTGTTATCACCGTTCGATTTATTGGCATCACTCGGCATGGACATGTACTTGCCAGCAGTGCCGTTTATGCCAAACGCGCTTGGTACGACAGCGAGCACAATTCAGCTTACGCTGACAACGTACTTGGTCATGATTGGTGCCGGTCAGCTCTTGTTTGGACCGCTATCGGACCGACTGGGGCGCCGCCCCGTTCTACTGGGAGGTGGCCTCGCCTACGTTGTGGCGTCAATGGGCCTCGCTCTTACGTCATCGGCTGAAGTCTTTCTGGGGCTTCGGATTCTTCAGGCTTGTGGTGCCTCGGCGTGCCTTGTTTCCACATTTGCAACAGTACGTGACATTTACGCAGGTCGCGAGGAAAGTAATGTCATTTACGGCATACTCGGATCCATGCTGGCCATGGTCCCGGCGGTAGGCCCATTGCTCGGAGCGCTCGTCGACATGTGGCTTGGGTGGCGGGCTATCTTTGCGTTTCTAGGTTTGGGCATGATCGCTGCATCTGCAGCAGCGTGGCGATTCTGGCCTGAAACCCGGGTGCAACGAGTTGCGGGCTTGCAATGGTCGCAGCTGCTACTCCCCGTTAAGTGCCTGAACTTCTGGTTGTACACGTTGTGTTACGCCGCTGGAATGGGTAGCTTCTTCGTCTTTTTCTCCATTGCGCCCGGACTAATGATGGGCAGGCAAGGTGTGTCTCAGCTTGGCTTCAGCCTGCTGTTCGCCACAGTGGCAATTGCCATGGTGTTTACGGCTCGTTTTATGGGGCGTGTGATACCCAAGTGGGGCAGCCCAAGTGTCTTGCGAATGGGAATGGGATGCCTGATAGCTGGAGCAGTATTGCTTGCCATCACCGAAATATGGGCTTCGCAGTCCGTGTTAGGCTTTATTGCTCCAATGTGGCTAGTGGGTATTGGTGTCGCCACAGCGGTATCTGTGTCGCCCAATGGCGCTCTTCGAGGATTCGACCATGTTGCTGGAACGGTCACGGCAGTCTACTTCTGCTTGGGCGGTGTACTGCTAGGAAGCATCGGAACGTTGATCATTTCGCTGTTGCCGCGCAACACGGCTTGGCCGGTTGTCGTGTACTGTTTGACCCTTGCAACAGTCGTGCTCGGTCTGTCTTGTGTTTCCCGAGTGAAGGGCTCTCGCGGCCAGGGGGAGCATGATGTGGTCGCGCTACAAAGTGCGGAAAGTACATCAAATCCCAATCGTTGA
- a CDS encoding subclass B1 metallo-beta-lactamase NDM-1, whose amino-acid sequence MELPNIMHPVAKLSTALAAALMLSGCMPGEIRPTIGQQMETGDQRFGDLVFRQLAPNVWQHTSYLDMPGFGAVASNGLIVRDGGRVLVVDTAWTDDQTAQILNWIKQEINLPVALAVVTHAHQDKMGGMDALHAAGIATYANALSNQLAPQEGMVAAQHSLTFAANGWVEPATAPNFGPLKVFYPGPGHTSDNITVGIDGTDIAFGGCLIKDSKAKSLGNLGDADTEHYAASARAFGAAFPKASMIVMSHSAPDSRAAITHTARMADKLR is encoded by the coding sequence ATGGAATTGCCCAATATTATGCACCCGGTCGCGAAGCTGAGCACCGCATTAGCCGCTGCATTGATGCTGAGCGGGTGCATGCCCGGTGAAATCCGCCCGACGATTGGCCAGCAAATGGAAACTGGCGACCAACGGTTTGGCGATCTGGTTTTCCGCCAGCTCGCACCGAATGTCTGGCAGCACACTTCCTATCTCGACATGCCGGGTTTCGGGGCAGTCGCTTCCAACGGTTTGATCGTCAGGGATGGCGGCCGCGTGCTGGTGGTCGATACCGCCTGGACCGATGACCAGACCGCCCAGATCCTCAACTGGATCAAGCAGGAGATCAACCTGCCGGTCGCGCTGGCGGTGGTGACTCACGCGCATCAGGACAAGATGGGCGGTATGGACGCGCTGCATGCGGCGGGGATTGCGACTTATGCCAATGCGTTGTCGAACCAGCTTGCCCCGCAAGAGGGGATGGTTGCGGCGCAACACAGCCTGACTTTCGCCGCCAATGGCTGGGTCGAACCAGCAACCGCGCCCAACTTTGGCCCGCTCAAGGTATTTTACCCCGGCCCCGGCCACACCAGTGACAATATCACCGTTGGGATCGACGGCACCGACATCGCTTTTGGTGGCTGCCTGATCAAGGACAGCAAGGCCAAGTCGCTCGGCAATCTCGGTGATGCCGACACTGAGCACTACGCCGCGTCAGCGCGCGCGTTTGGTGCGGCGTTCCCCAAGGCCAGCATGATCGTGATGAGCCATTCCGCCCCCGATAGCCGCGCCGCAATCACTCATACGGCCCGCATGGCCGACAAGCTGCGCTGA
- a CDS encoding NAD(+)--rifampin ADP-ribosyltransferase Arr-2, with amino-acid sequence MVKDWIPISHDNYKQVQGPFYHGTKANLAIGDLLTTGFISHFEDGRILKHIYFSALMEPAVWGAELAMSLSGLEGRGYIYIVEPTGPFEDDPNLTNKKFPGNPTQSYRTCEPLRIVGVVEDWEGHPVELIRGMLDSLEDLKRRGLHVIED; translated from the coding sequence ATGGTAAAAGATTGGATTCCCATCTCTCATGATAATTACAAGCAGGTGCAAGGACCGTTCTATCATGGAACCAAAGCCAATTTGGCGATTGGTGACTTGCTAACCACAGGGTTCATCTCTCATTTCGAGGACGGTCGTATTCTTAAGCACATCTACTTTTCAGCCTTGATGGAGCCAGCAGTTTGGGGAGCTGAACTTGCTATGTCACTGTCTGGCCTCGAGGGTCGCGGCTACATATACATAGTTGAGCCAACAGGACCGTTCGAAGACGATCCGAATCTTACGAACAAAAAATTTCCCGGTAATCCAACACAGTCCTATAGAACCTGCGAACCCTTGAGAATTGTTGGCGTTGTTGAAGACTGGGAGGGGCATCCTGTTGAATTAATAAGGGGAATGTTGGATTCGTTAGAGGACTTAAAGCGCCGTGGTTTACACGTCATTGAAGACTAG
- the msr(E) gene encoding ABC-F type ribosomal protection protein Msr(E), which translates to MSLIIKARNIRLDYAGRDVLDIDELEIHSYDRIGLVGDNGAGKSSLLKVLNGEIVLAEATLQRFGDFAHISQLGGIEIETVEDRAMLSRLGVSNVQNDTMSGGEETRAKIAAAFSQQVHGILADEPTSHLDLNGIDLLIGQLKAFDGALLVISHDRYFLDMVVDKIWELKDGKITEYWGGYSDYLRQKEEERQHQAVEYELMMKERERLESAVQEKRQQANRLDNKKKGEKSKNSTESAGRLGHAKMTGTKQRKLYQAAKSMEKRLAALEDIQAPEHLRSIRFRQSSALELHNKFPITADGLSLKFGSRTIFDDANFIIPLGAKVAITGSNGTGKTSLLKMISERADGLTISPKAEIGYFTQTGYKFNTHKSVLSFMQEECEYTVAEIRAVLASMGIGANDIQKNLSDLSGGEIIKLLLSKMLLGKYNILLMDEPGNYLDLKSIAALETMMKSYAGTIIFVSHDKQLVDNIADIIYEIKDHKIIKTFERDC; encoded by the coding sequence ATGAGTTTAATTATTAAAGCGAGAAACATACGCTTGGATTATGCTGGGCGTGATGTTTTGGATATTGATGAATTGGAAATTCACTCTTATGACCGTATTGGTCTTGTGGGTGATAACGGAGCAGGAAAGAGTAGTTTACTCAAAGTACTTAATGGCGAAATTGTTTTAGCCGAAGCGACATTACAGCGTTTTGGTGATTTTGCACATATCAGCCAACTGGGCGGAATCGAAATAGAAACGGTCGAAGACCGGGCAATGTTATCTCGCCTTGGTGTTTCCAATGTACAAAACGACACAATGAGTGGCGGAGAGGAAACTCGTGCAAAAATTGCTGCCGCATTTTCCCAACAAGTACATGGCATTCTAGCGGATGAACCAACCAGCCACCTTGATCTCAATGGAATAGATCTACTTATTGGTCAACTTAAAGCATTTGATGGAGCATTACTTGTTATCAGTCATGACCGATATTTTCTTGATATGGTTGTAGACAAGATATGGGAGTTAAAAGACGGTAAAATTACGGAATATTGGGGTGGTTACTCGGATTACTTGCGTCAAAAAGAAGAAGAGCGACAACACCAAGCCGTAGAATATGAGCTGATGATGAAGGAACGGGAGCGATTAGAATCTGCTGTGCAAGAAAAACGCCAGCAAGCTAATCGATTAGACAATAAGAAAAAAGGAGAAAAATCCAAAAACTCTACCGAAAGTGCTGGACGACTTGGGCATGCAAAAATGACTGGCACCAAGCAAAGAAAACTGTATCAGGCAGCTAAGAGTATGGAAAAGCGTTTGGCTGCATTAGAAGATATTCAAGCACCAGAGCATTTGCGTTCTATTCGTTTTCGTCAAAGTTCAGCCCTAGAACTGCACAATAAGTTCCCGATTACGGCAGATGGTCTGAGCTTAAAATTTGGTAGCCGTACTATCTTTGATGACGCTAACTTTATAATACCGCTTGGCGCTAAAGTCGCTATAACTGGATCGAATGGAACAGGGAAAACGTCCTTGTTAAAAATGATATCAGAACGTGCTGATGGATTAACCATATCTCCAAAAGCTGAAATTGGCTACTTTACACAAACAGGATATAAATTTAACACGCATAAATCTGTGCTCTCCTTTATGCAGGAAGAGTGCGAGTACACAGTTGCGGAAATTCGTGCAGTATTGGCTTCAATGGGGATCGGAGCGAATGATATTCAAAAAAACTTATCCGACTTATCGGGAGGTGAAATCATCAAACTGCTTTTATCCAAAATGCTTTTAGGAAAATATAATATTTTGCTTATGGATGAACCAGGAAACTATCTTGACCTAAAAAGTATTGCCGCATTAGAAACAATGATGAAGTCCTATGCAGGAACTATTATCTTCGTATCTCATGACAAGCAATTGGTCGATAATATTGCTGACATTATCTACGAGATCAAAGACCACAAAATCATCAAGACTTTTGAGAGAGATTGTTAA
- a CDS encoding Mph(E) family macrolide 2'-phosphotransferase: MTIQDIQSLAEAHGLLLTDKMNFNEMGIDFKVVFALDTKGQQWLLRIPRRDGMREQIKKEKRILELVKKHLSVEVPDWRISSTELVAYPILKDNPVLNLDAETYEIIWNMDKDSPKYITSLAKTLFEIHSIPEKEVRENDLKIMKPSDLRPEIANNLQLVKSEIGISEQLETRYRKWLDNDVLWADFTQFIHGDLYAGHVLASKDGAVSGVIDWSTAHIDDPAIDFAGHVTLFGEESLKTLIIEYEKLGGKVWNKLYEQTLERAAASPLMYGLFALETQNESLIVGAKAQLGVI; this comes from the coding sequence ATGACAATTCAAGATATTCAATCACTTGCTGAAGCACACGGCTTGTTGCTTACGGACAAAATGAATTTCAATGAAATGGGCATTGATTTTAAGGTCGTTTTTGCTCTTGATACAAAGGGGCAACAATGGTTGCTGCGTATTCCTCGTCGTGATGGCATGAGGGAACAAATCAAGAAAGAAAAACGCATTTTAGAATTGGTAAAAAAACATCTTTCTGTAGAGGTTCCTGATTGGAGAATTTCATCTACAGAATTAGTGGCTTATCCCATACTTAAAGATAATCCTGTTTTAAATTTGGATGCTGAAACCTATGAAATAATTTGGAATATGGACAAAGATAGCCCGAAATACATAACATCTTTGGCAAAAACCTTATTTGAAATCCATAGTATTCCTGAAAAAGAAGTTCGGGAAAATGATTTGAAAATTATGAAACCTTCAGATTTAAGACCTGAAATAGCAAACAATTTGCAGTTAGTAAAATCTGAAATTGGTATAAGTGAGCAATTGGAAACCCGCTACAGAAAATGGTTGGATAATGATGTTCTATGGGCAGATTTCACCCAATTTATACATGGCGATTTATATGCTGGGCATGTACTAGCTTCAAAGGATGGAGCTGTTTCAGGCGTTATTGATTGGTCAACAGCCCATATAGATGACCCAGCGATTGATTTTGCTGGGCATGTAACTTTGTTTGGAGAAGAAAGCCTCAAAACTCTAATCATCGAGTATGAAAAACTAGGGGGTAAAGTTTGGAATAAACTATATGAACAGACTTTAGAAAGAGCAGCGGCCTCTCCTTTGATGTATGGTTTATTTGCCTTAGAAACTCAAAATGAAAGCCTTATCGTTGGAGCAAAAGCTCAGTTGGGAGTTATATAA
- a CDS encoding IS1-like element IS1B family transposase (programmed frameshift) has product MASVSISCPSCSATDGVVRNGKSTAGHQRYLCSHCRKTWQLQFTYTASQPGTHQKIIDMAMNGVGCRATARIMGVGLNTIFRHFKKLRPQSVTSRIQPGSDVIVCAEMDEQWGYVGAKSRQRWLFYAYDRLRKTVVAHVFGERTMATLGRLMSLLSPFDVVIWMTDGWPLYESRLKGKLHVISKRYTQRIERHNLNLRQHLARLGRKSLSFSKSVELHDKVIGHYLNIKHYQ; this is encoded by the exons GTGGCTTCTGTTTCTATCAGCTGTCCCTCCTGTTCAGCTACTGACGGGGTGGTGCGTAACGGCAAAAGCACCGCCGGACATCAGCGCTATCTCTGCTCTCACTGCCGTAAAACATGGCAACTGCAGTTCACTTACACCGCTTCTCAACCCGGTACGCACCAGAAAATCATTGATATGGCCATGAATGGCGTTGGATGCCGGGCAACCGCCCGCATTATGGGCGTTGGCCTCAACACGATTTTCCGCCATT TTAAAAAACTCAGGCCGCAGTCGGTAACCTCGCGCATACAGCCGGGCAGTGACGTCATCGTCTGCGCGGAAATGGACGAACAGTGGGGATACGTCGGGGCTAAATCGCGCCAGCGCTGGCTGTTTTACGCGTATGACAGGCTCCGGAAGACGGTTGTTGCGCACGTATTCGGTGAACGCACTATGGCGACGCTGGGGCGTCTTATGAGCCTGCTGTCACCCTTTGACGTGGTGATATGGATGACGGATGGCTGGCCGCTGTATGAATCCCGCCTGAAGGGAAAGCTGCACGTAATCAGCAAGCGATATACGCAGCGAATTGAGCGGCATAACCTGAATCTGAGGCAGCACCTGGCACGGCTGGGACGGAAGTCGCTGTCGTTCTCAAAATCGGTGGAGCTGCATGACAAAGTCATCGGGCATTATCTGAACATAAAACACTATCAATAA
- the merR gene encoding Hg(II)-responsive transcriptional regulator gives MENNLENLTIGVFAKAAGVNVETIRFYQRKGLLREPDKPYGSIRRYGEADVVRVKFVKSAQRLGFSLDEIAELLRLDDGTHCEEASSLAEHKLKDVREKMADLARMETVLSELVCACHARKGNVSCPLIASLQGEAGLARSAMP, from the coding sequence ATGGAAAATAATTTGGAAAACCTGACCATTGGCGTTTTTGCCAAGGCGGCCGGGGTCAACGTGGAGACAATCCGCTTCTATCAGCGCAAGGGCCTGTTGCGGGAACCGGACAAGCCTTACGGCAGCATCCGCCGCTATGGGGAGGCGGACGTGGTTCGGGTGAAATTCGTGAAATCGGCACAGCGGCTGGGGTTCAGTCTGGACGAGATTGCCGAGCTGTTGCGGCTCGACGATGGCACCCACTGCGAGGAGGCCAGCAGCCTGGCCGAACACAAGCTCAAGGACGTGCGCGAGAAGATGGCCGACTTGGCGCGCATGGAAACCGTGCTGTCTGAACTCGTGTGCGCCTGCCATGCACGAAAGGGGAATGTTTCCTGCCCGTTGATCGCGTCACTACAGGGCGAAGCAGGCCTGGCAAGGTCAGCTATGCCTTAG
- a CDS encoding plasmid replication DNA-binding protein, producing MKKLSVSELAKLYGYSRQAIYAHINKGNLSKGSDGLIDFSEALRVFGEPQKKEDTVNQSQSINSQNLTEVDLLKRQVDILEKQLNQAIQRENQSLERESFYQEQIEAMQRLLEAPKANMTTFTDQSFKQDIATDPRSELATNYDELTTPQQDNKRIPIPEHVEPEQKKRGFLSRFFLPYG from the coding sequence ATGAAAAAACTGTCAGTTTCAGAGTTAGCTAAGCTTTATGGATATTCAAGACAAGCCATATATGCACATATAAACAAAGGAAATTTATCTAAAGGATCTGATGGATTAATTGACTTTTCAGAGGCCCTAAGAGTTTTTGGGGAACCACAAAAAAAAGAGGATACAGTCAATCAAAGTCAATCAATTAACAGTCAAAACTTGACAGAAGTTGACTTACTAAAACGTCAAGTTGACATACTGGAAAAACAATTAAATCAGGCAATACAGAGAGAAAATCAATCTTTAGAACGTGAATCGTTTTATCAAGAACAGATTGAAGCTATGCAGCGCTTACTAGAAGCACCAAAAGCCAATATGACTACCTTTACCGATCAGAGCTTTAAACAGGATATAGCAACGGATCCTCGGTCGGAACTAGCAACGAACTATGACGAATTGACTACTCCTCAGCAAGACAATAAGCGTATTCCTATCCCGGAGCATGTTGAACCAGAACAGAAGAAGAGAGGCTTCCTAAGCCGCTTTTTCCTTCCATATGGTTAG